A single genomic interval of Candidatus Zixiibacteriota bacterium harbors:
- a CDS encoding radical SAM protein gives MRIEKPERIGWEITRFCNLTCPHCYSAATKKPLRELSTAESLNIIKSLKEMGTGFIGWTGGEPLLRGDLEKLISYAAEMGIKSAITSNGVLLDEKRARSLQKAGVRMVQISIDGSTPEWNNRIRRATTEEFYKALEAVRICRRLGYSVTMAMLIGEENLDDAPEYIKLATHEGVDCVRFCGFVPFGRGKSQNHRLGFTERKGDLKKFVSKHYGSEKPMIAFDPAFGPPPPYYYFHECMAGKSMFYLTCTGDVFPCTSLLGKENLIGNVRKRSLADIWNDPKMTAVSDLRPQDIHGVCRDCRHLKHCHGACRGITKCHTGDLYASFPLCLYRVKNKSKAVKHPK, from the coding sequence ATGAGAATCGAAAAACCGGAGAGAATTGGCTGGGAAATAACCCGGTTCTGCAATCTGACCTGTCCGCATTGCTACAGCGCCGCCACCAAGAAACCACTGCGCGAGTTGAGCACCGCCGAATCTCTTAACATAATCAAATCCTTAAAAGAGATGGGAACCGGATTTATCGGCTGGACGGGCGGAGAACCGTTGCTGCGTGGAGATCTGGAGAAGCTGATATCGTATGCCGCGGAAATGGGTATAAAATCGGCCATCACCAGCAATGGGGTTCTTCTGGATGAGAAAAGGGCCCGAAGTCTGCAGAAAGCCGGTGTCAGGATGGTTCAGATAAGTATCGATGGTTCGACGCCCGAATGGAACAACCGAATAAGGCGGGCCACAACCGAGGAGTTCTACAAAGCCCTTGAGGCGGTACGTATCTGCAGGAGGCTGGGGTACAGCGTGACGATGGCCATGCTGATCGGCGAGGAGAATCTTGATGATGCTCCCGAATATATAAAACTGGCGACACACGAAGGAGTTGACTGTGTTCGATTCTGCGGATTTGTTCCTTTTGGACGGGGAAAAAGTCAGAATCACCGGCTTGGATTTACGGAACGGAAGGGGGACCTGAAAAAGTTCGTTTCCAAGCATTATGGCAGTGAGAAACCGATGATTGCTTTTGATCCGGCTTTCGGCCCGCCGCCGCCGTATTACTATTTCCATGAATGTATGGCCGGCAAGAGCATGTTCTATCTTACCTGCACCGGGGATGTTTTCCCCTGTACTTCTCTTTTAGGAAAAGAGAATCTTATCGGCAATGTTCGAAAACGGTCGCTAGCCGATATTTGGAACGATCCCAAGATGACGGCCGTTTCCGATTTAAGGCCGCAAGATATTCACGGCGTCTGCCGCGATTGCCGGCATTTGAAGCATTGCCATGGCGCCTGCCGCGGGATAACCAAATGCCACACCGGCGATCTTTATGCTTCATTTCCGCTTTGTTTGTACCGGGTAAAGAATAAATCCAAAGCGGTGAAGCACCCCAAATAG
- a CDS encoding metalloregulator ArsR/SmtB family transcription factor, with product MKEKVDIILAPVFRAMADSTRLKILLMLEAKPRTVGEIVSFFNLSQPTITRHLQALTAVGLVKRSRKGQHVRYELNAENLRMVCVDLADSFPCCSMVVIPRSGNAVCDVPVKSKKNRKGVGSYDTIAPVRNVNIGTRKKGGRR from the coding sequence ATGAAAGAAAAAGTCGACATAATTCTGGCGCCCGTTTTTCGGGCCATGGCTGACAGCACGAGGCTTAAGATCCTCCTGATGCTTGAGGCCAAACCGCGTACAGTGGGGGAGATTGTCTCATTCTTCAACCTCTCCCAACCGACGATAACCCGTCACCTGCAGGCGCTGACCGCCGTCGGGCTGGTGAAACGAAGCCGCAAAGGGCAGCATGTCCGATATGAACTGAATGCCGAGAATCTGCGCATGGTTTGTGTGGACCTGGCCGATTCATTCCCTTGCTGCAGCATGGTGGTGATCCCCCGCAGTGGGAATGCAGTATGCGATGTTCCGGTGAAAAGCAAAAAAAACAGGAAAGGGGTTGGTTCGTACGATACAATTGCCCCGGTGAGAAATGTTAATATTGGAACACGAAAGAAAGGAGGCCGGCGATGA
- a CDS encoding DinB family protein, translated as MDIREHLLYMVKTNQAVLKRLLDDVTPEDSMVRGEERLNHICWLTGHLFNTNGYALSLTGAIIEDYPKWGKMFGGGSEISDDPSVYPPWADLRERLFRIYEQMTSAYSRLYDDDLGKMVGDDQSKVPLWQRLSFLCMHDFYHAGQIVYMRKILSRKRPFG; from the coding sequence ATGGATATTCGTGAACATCTTCTTTACATGGTGAAAACCAATCAGGCGGTGCTGAAAAGGCTTCTTGATGACGTCACGCCCGAGGATTCGATGGTTCGAGGTGAGGAGCGGCTTAATCATATCTGCTGGCTGACGGGACATCTGTTTAATACCAACGGCTATGCCCTATCTTTAACCGGCGCCATAATTGAGGATTATCCAAAATGGGGCAAGATGTTCGGCGGCGGGTCGGAGATTTCCGATGACCCATCGGTCTATCCGCCATGGGCTGATCTCAGGGAGAGACTTTTCCGGATATATGAGCAGATGACAAGCGCTTACTCGCGGCTCTATGATGACGACCTGGGGAAAATGGTGGGTGATGACCAGAGCAAAGTGCCGCTCTGGCAGAGGTTGTCATTTCTCTGTATGCATGATTTCTATCATGCCGGGCAGATAGTTTATATGCGGAAAATCCTGAGCCGAAAGCGCCCGTTCGGATGA
- a CDS encoding protein kinase → MPESDSNDITRSHIHLAKDTIIAHYRIIEKIGAGGMGEVYLAEDIKLNRQVALKFLPAAMTTDPDFRARFKREAQAAAKLNHPNIVTIHEVAEEHNRVFIAMEFVRGHPLGDFIGSKDITPSQIARLAIQICDGLAAAHDAGIVHRDIKPSNIILDETGRVRLLDFGLAKVQQDEQITQTGATLGTVNYMSPEQAEGGEVDSRSDLFSLGIVLYELLTGKAPFRKANMPATIHAIVNVQPKPLADFDFETASVWQPVIDKALAKNVAARYQSASEMAIALAQFTGGDTAGLNMQIPRVVQVTAPQSLAVLYLRNLGNPDDEYLSYGLTEDLIVDMTRLRNLRVAPMRSILKWKDSDAELEEIARRLDVNLVLDGSILKASDTIRVSIQLVDARSKKNIWAERWERPVGEIPHIKRALAQGINLALGVNTSQRSSRAGVSEIISPQAYEYYLRAKYAFEHKRDKADVEIALGMYRRAAEMEPGLLPARAGIAGVHLFKGEYALADRELLEALKDARSRMLKSEEAFLLRILATSYTIQSKWDQAWETGQQALGLNRETSDLAGEAETLAVLINILQPRAQFDKALELFQRVLEIYKQLGDQEKASEALKNIGGIYYYKGDYARAAELFAEALAVARRREDQSLEAKCLNNIGITHINSGNFGEALHNLLDALRIYEQLGEDQMTIATTLNNIAFVYGSQGDYRRAIELNERGSAVHKQQSNLQGYLISQSNIAHDLTVIGDYEKAIKIASDVLVSANELNLPVALSSAHTNLGTAYFWKGDREQALEHLHKAVKVADDSELRGSQTSPHSRLAEFHYHYNDIVLSREHCRSCLQLLGPQDRGPIWMRASTIEAALTAQDNDPDSAIPQLRRFVEEAHQMGSPELIIFTQRHLGVILMKQGQNPELHEESRRILQSALELAAKIEIEHEIRWISEILGAQHASDDIN, encoded by the coding sequence GTGCCGGAAAGCGATTCAAACGACATCACCCGATCGCACATTCATCTCGCGAAGGACACCATAATTGCACACTACCGGATCATCGAGAAGATCGGCGCCGGTGGCATGGGCGAGGTCTATCTTGCCGAGGACATCAAGCTGAACCGACAGGTAGCACTGAAATTTCTTCCGGCGGCCATGACCACCGATCCTGATTTCAGGGCTCGTTTCAAACGTGAGGCGCAGGCCGCGGCCAAACTAAATCATCCCAATATAGTGACCATCCATGAGGTCGCCGAAGAGCATAACCGGGTATTCATCGCAATGGAGTTTGTGCGGGGGCATCCCCTCGGCGATTTCATCGGTTCAAAAGATATAACCCCCTCACAGATTGCCCGCCTCGCGATACAAATATGTGACGGTTTGGCGGCCGCGCATGATGCCGGTATTGTGCACCGTGACATCAAGCCGTCCAATATCATCCTCGATGAAACCGGCCGCGTGCGTCTGCTCGATTTTGGACTCGCCAAAGTCCAACAGGACGAGCAAATCACTCAGACCGGAGCCACCCTTGGTACTGTGAACTATATGTCTCCCGAACAGGCCGAGGGGGGAGAAGTCGATAGCCGAAGCGATCTCTTCTCACTCGGTATTGTTCTGTATGAATTGCTCACCGGTAAGGCGCCTTTCAGGAAAGCCAATATGCCGGCCACCATCCATGCCATCGTTAACGTGCAACCAAAACCTCTGGCTGATTTCGATTTTGAGACCGCTTCGGTCTGGCAGCCCGTTATTGATAAGGCTCTCGCCAAGAATGTCGCCGCACGGTATCAGAGTGCTTCGGAAATGGCCATTGCTTTGGCTCAATTTACTGGCGGCGATACAGCCGGCCTTAATATGCAAATCCCCCGGGTTGTCCAGGTCACGGCGCCGCAATCTCTGGCCGTGCTGTACCTTCGAAATCTCGGAAATCCCGATGATGAATATCTCAGCTACGGCTTAACGGAAGATCTCATCGTCGATATGACGCGCCTCCGGAACCTGAGAGTCGCACCCATGCGCTCCATTCTGAAATGGAAGGACTCGGATGCAGAACTTGAGGAAATCGCCCGCAGGCTTGATGTCAATCTCGTTTTGGATGGTTCGATTTTGAAAGCCAGTGATACGATACGTGTATCGATCCAGCTTGTTGATGCTCGCAGCAAGAAGAACATCTGGGCGGAACGCTGGGAGCGACCGGTGGGTGAGATCCCCCATATCAAACGGGCCCTGGCGCAAGGGATAAACCTGGCGCTTGGAGTTAATACTTCGCAGCGATCATCGCGCGCGGGGGTCTCCGAAATTATCAGTCCGCAAGCCTACGAGTACTACCTGCGAGCAAAGTATGCTTTCGAACATAAACGTGACAAAGCGGATGTGGAAATTGCACTTGGGATGTATCGGCGGGCGGCGGAGATGGAGCCGGGTCTGCTCCCTGCCCGAGCCGGTATTGCCGGAGTTCACCTTTTCAAAGGCGAATATGCTTTGGCCGATCGCGAACTGCTCGAGGCGCTCAAGGATGCACGGTCCCGCATGTTGAAGTCGGAAGAGGCATTTCTGCTGCGTATCCTGGCAACCTCTTATACCATCCAATCAAAATGGGATCAAGCCTGGGAGACGGGTCAGCAAGCACTCGGACTGAACCGGGAGACTTCCGATCTGGCCGGAGAGGCCGAAACCCTCGCGGTTCTCATCAATATTCTCCAGCCGCGCGCACAATTCGATAAGGCTCTTGAGCTTTTCCAGCGGGTGCTGGAGATATACAAACAGTTGGGGGATCAGGAAAAAGCCTCGGAGGCCCTCAAGAACATTGGCGGCATTTACTATTATAAGGGGGATTATGCCAGGGCAGCCGAGCTTTTTGCAGAGGCATTGGCGGTAGCTCGCAGACGGGAGGATCAATCGCTCGAGGCAAAATGTCTGAACAATATCGGCATCACACATATCAATAGCGGTAATTTCGGCGAAGCGCTGCACAACCTTCTGGATGCTCTGCGCATTTACGAGCAACTGGGTGAAGATCAGATGACAATCGCCACAACCCTCAACAATATTGCGTTTGTCTACGGTTCCCAGGGTGACTACCGCAGGGCCATTGAACTCAATGAAAGGGGTTCCGCCGTTCACAAACAGCAGTCGAATCTTCAGGGTTATCTGATTTCCCAAAGTAATATTGCCCACGATCTCACGGTAATCGGAGATTATGAGAAGGCTATCAAAATTGCCTCGGATGTCTTGGTTTCGGCAAACGAGTTGAACCTCCCGGTAGCCCTCAGCTCCGCCCATACCAATCTCGGCACAGCTTATTTTTGGAAAGGAGACAGAGAGCAGGCCCTGGAGCACCTGCATAAGGCAGTCAAAGTAGCCGATGACTCTGAACTGCGCGGAAGCCAAACCAGCCCACATTCACGTCTGGCTGAGTTTCATTACCATTATAATGATATTGTCCTTAGTCGCGAGCACTGCCGGTCCTGTCTGCAATTGCTCGGCCCGCAGGATCGGGGACCGATCTGGATGCGGGCATCGACCATTGAGGCGGCTCTGACCGCACAGGATAACGACCCGGATTCGGCCATCCCGCAACTGCGGCGGTTCGTTGAGGAGGCGCATCAGATGGGCAGCCCGGAGTTGATTATATTCACTCAACGCCATCTGGGTGTCATCCTTATGAAACAGGGGCAAAACCCGGAGTTACATGAAGAAAGTCGCCGGATTCTGCAGAGCGCTCTGGAGCTGGCGGCGAAAATAGAAATCGAACACGAAATCCGATGGATCAGCGAAATATTGGGGGCGCAACATGCTTCTGACGATATAAATTGA
- a CDS encoding SPASM domain-containing protein: MKPSRYNVFIDLEGGRKLAFNGLSATLSEIYPENASLVAGLMENSSQPATEDEKEIYQALVDGRYLVEDELDELEFLKVRNRRCRFDKNAFFLTIAPTLGCNFSCEYCFENQRPGRMNAETEQAIVKFSEKYMKKAEFAGVIWFGGEPTLCVPTIERLQNSLRELAEKCGSRFDPASIITNGFLLDGKLAERLKGFGVESAQVTIDGPREIHDRRRKLHNGSGTYDRILSNLTESSEILKIIVRVNVDRQNVDNAFAVVEELDKKGILPRVNMHFAQVHDSEGVCADIAKHCLATEEFSVHLTGLYRRLIDSGFYRIEYPSLTLGGHCGADTDGSFVFTPSGDVFKCWEDIAIPEWSVGNVFSEELTPRQEANLLKYLGWDPFEREECVSCSILPICMGGCPRQSLEKGRRVGSCTSWKYNLKEMLTLRYECDLRKEVI; this comes from the coding sequence ATGAAGCCATCTCGATATAATGTTTTTATTGACCTGGAGGGTGGGCGAAAGCTGGCTTTTAACGGGCTCAGCGCCACTCTTTCGGAAATCTATCCCGAAAATGCCTCTCTGGTTGCCGGACTGATGGAAAATTCATCTCAGCCTGCGACCGAAGATGAGAAGGAAATTTATCAGGCTCTGGTCGATGGCAGATACCTTGTCGAAGACGAATTGGATGAACTTGAATTCCTGAAAGTACGAAACAGACGCTGCCGTTTTGATAAGAATGCTTTCTTCTTGACCATTGCACCTACCCTGGGGTGCAATTTCAGCTGTGAATACTGCTTTGAAAACCAGCGGCCGGGGCGGATGAATGCAGAGACCGAGCAGGCGATCGTGAAATTCAGCGAAAAATATATGAAAAAGGCCGAATTTGCCGGGGTCATATGGTTCGGCGGGGAGCCGACCCTCTGTGTCCCCACAATTGAAAGGCTTCAGAACAGTTTAAGAGAACTGGCTGAAAAATGCGGCTCCCGTTTTGATCCCGCTTCGATTATCACCAACGGATTCTTGCTTGACGGCAAATTGGCGGAACGGCTGAAGGGGTTTGGCGTCGAATCGGCCCAGGTTACGATAGACGGCCCCCGGGAGATACATGACAGAAGGCGAAAATTACATAACGGCTCCGGCACATATGACCGGATTCTGTCCAATCTGACTGAATCCTCGGAGATCTTGAAAATCATTGTTCGTGTCAATGTTGACCGGCAGAATGTTGATAATGCTTTTGCGGTTGTCGAGGAACTGGATAAAAAGGGGATTCTTCCCAGGGTCAACATGCATTTCGCGCAGGTTCATGATTCGGAGGGAGTCTGCGCCGATATTGCGAAACATTGCCTGGCGACGGAGGAATTTTCGGTGCATCTGACCGGGCTTTACCGCAGGCTGATTGACAGCGGTTTTTATCGGATCGAGTACCCCTCGCTTACTCTGGGGGGACATTGCGGCGCGGATACGGACGGCTCCTTTGTCTTTACACCTTCGGGAGATGTTTTCAAATGCTGGGAGGATATTGCCATTCCCGAATGGTCGGTCGGCAATGTTTTTTCCGAAGAGCTTACGCCTCGTCAGGAAGCCAATCTTCTCAAGTATCTGGGTTGGGATCCGTTCGAAAGAGAAGAGTGTGTTTCGTGCTCAATTCTGCCCATCTGCATGGGCGGCTGCCCGCGTCAGTCACTGGAGAAAGGGCGCAGAGTGGGTAGTTGCACTTCATGGAAATATAACCTCAAAGAAATGCTGACATTGAGATATGAATGCGATCTCAGAAAGGAGGTGATATAG
- a CDS encoding class I SAM-dependent methyltransferase, whose translation MEIFNSYDDARRAEAYAKLEFPGTYYLAYRDLPGIIFEHIKGNKALDFGCGTGRSTRFLQKCGFDTVGVDISSDMIKKAKEIDPDGEYYLVGDGDFSRFKSDTCDLVLSAFTFDNIPTMEKKVRILQEIGRILKREGALVNLVSSPEIYLNEWASFSTKDYPENRFAKSGDKVKIIITDIGDKRPVEDIVWTDESYREVYSKAGLELVKTHKPLAKESEPYNWVNETRIAPWVIYVLKKAASQS comes from the coding sequence ATGGAAATATTCAATTCCTATGATGACGCCAGACGCGCCGAGGCGTACGCCAAACTGGAATTTCCCGGCACATATTATCTGGCATATCGCGACCTGCCCGGAATCATCTTTGAACATATCAAAGGAAACAAAGCTCTGGATTTCGGATGCGGTACCGGCCGTTCGACAAGATTCCTACAGAAATGCGGCTTTGATACCGTCGGTGTTGATATATCCTCGGACATGATTAAGAAAGCAAAGGAAATTGATCCCGATGGAGAATATTATCTCGTCGGCGATGGCGACTTCAGCCGGTTTAAAAGCGACACCTGCGATCTTGTTCTGTCTGCATTCACATTTGACAATATCCCCACGATGGAAAAAAAGGTCCGGATATTACAAGAGATCGGACGGATATTAAAAAGGGAAGGGGCCCTGGTCAACCTTGTCTCATCCCCCGAAATTTATTTAAATGAATGGGCGTCATTCTCCACCAAAGATTATCCGGAAAACAGATTCGCCAAAAGCGGCGACAAAGTAAAAATCATCATAACGGATATAGGCGACAAAAGACCGGTCGAGGATATTGTCTGGACCGATGAATCCTATCGGGAGGTATATAGTAAAGCCGGATTGGAATTAGTCAAGACCCATAAACCTTTGGCCAAGGAAAGTGAGCCATATAATTGGGTCAATGAAACCCGAATCGCCCCCTGGGTTATATATGTTTTAAAGAAGGCAGCTTCACAGTCATGA
- a CDS encoding enoyl-CoA hydratase: protein MNRNEPIANIVIENQDGISCIMMNRPEKKNALTIAMYSAMTDSIQQAERDGRVRVILIQGAGGCFTSGNDLKDFLDSPPKDENSPVFAFMKAISRAEKPIVASVSGLAVGIGTTMLLHCDLVYAGANTKFSVPFVNLGLCPEAGSSFLLPLLAGHRRASELLLLGESFTAEKAKEIGLVNAVCDDTEVLHLAMEQARKLAAQPPASVRLTKAMLKKANAEIVSQTISDEGRLLMERLKSPEAAAAFKTFFERHKPNAQKT, encoded by the coding sequence ATGAATCGAAACGAGCCCATAGCCAATATTGTAATTGAAAATCAGGATGGCATATCCTGCATCATGATGAATCGACCGGAAAAGAAAAACGCCCTCACCATCGCCATGTATTCAGCCATGACCGATTCCATTCAACAAGCCGAAAGGGACGGCAGAGTTCGGGTTATCTTAATCCAGGGCGCGGGTGGATGCTTTACCAGCGGGAACGATCTGAAAGATTTCCTCGATTCTCCTCCCAAAGATGAGAACAGCCCGGTATTCGCTTTCATGAAAGCGATAAGCCGGGCGGAGAAACCGATCGTCGCGTCGGTCTCCGGACTGGCCGTGGGCATCGGCACCACCATGCTTCTGCACTGCGATCTGGTTTATGCCGGCGCCAATACAAAATTCTCCGTGCCCTTTGTCAATCTGGGGCTTTGCCCCGAGGCCGGTTCGAGTTTTCTCCTGCCGCTTCTGGCCGGGCATCGGCGCGCCTCCGAGCTGTTGCTTCTGGGGGAATCCTTTACGGCAGAGAAAGCCAAAGAGATTGGACTGGTGAATGCTGTCTGCGATGATACCGAGGTTCTGCACCTTGCCATGGAGCAGGCCCGGAAACTCGCCGCCCAGCCGCCTGCCTCTGTCCGCCTGACCAAGGCAATGCTGAAAAAGGCCAACGCCGAGATAGTCAGCCAAACTATTTCCGATGAAGGCAGGCTTTTGATGGAACGTCTTAAATCGCCCGAAGCCGCCGCGGCTTTCAAGACCTTCTTTGAACGCCATAAACCCAATGCTCAAAAAACCTAA